TGGATCATCCAGATCTTCGTCTTCGACCACAGTCCAGCGACGGAAAGTCTCATAGTTACCGGTGTGGCGATTGATTTCCACACGCAGTTCGACTTCGTCCTCAAAACGCTTTTTGGTCGCGGTGGCCAGAGCCAGCTCCAGCGCTTCAAAAATAACGTTTGCCGGTACGCCCTTTTCATTGGACACCGACTCAACAACCAGCAGTACTTCTTTGCTCATCGTACGCCTCGCCTTTCGCAAGCCATTGGATCCGCGGGATCCGCGTCTCAGTCAAAACTGGGAATAATGTTGGCCTTGTCGATCATATCGATCGGCAACAGGAATTCATGGTCTTCAACCTGCACCACAATGTCCTGCTCCTCTACGCCGCGCAGAAGGCCCTGAAAGTTGCGTCGCCCTTCGAAAGGCGAGCGCAGCTTGATCCTCACTTGCTCACCGGCAAATTTCGCAAACTGCTCAATGGTGAACAGTGGGCGTTCCATGCCAGGAGAAGAAACTTCAAGGGTGTATTCAACAGCGATAGGATCTTCGACATCCAGAACGCCGCTGATCTGACGACTGACTATTGCGCAGTCATCCACCAGTACGCCGCCTTCCTTGTCGATATAGACACGCAACATTGAATGGCGGCCTTGAGCCGAAAATTCAATACCCCAGCATTCATAGCCAAGGGCCACGATCACCGGGGCCAACAAGTCCTGCAACTGTTCTAGCTTGCTCGACACCTGAACCCCCTAGTGCATGTTTGTGCATGCTGTGCAAAATGAAAAAATGGGCGAAGCGCCCATCTCTGAAACGTCGTTGAATACCGACGCTATAAAGTGTCCAGTTAACAAAAAGCCCCTAAGAAGGGGCTCCGCTAAAACTGGTTGCGGGAGCCGGATTTGAACCGACGACCTTCGGGTTATGAGCCCGACGAGCTACCAGACTGCTCCATCCCGCGACAAAGCTGGAGCGGAAGTATACGGTTGATCCTTTTCAGGGTCAATCCAACCTTCCACATACAAGAAAGCCCGCTACTGCGGGCATTCTTGATAATTGGTACCGAGAAGGGGACTCGAACCCCTACACCCTATGGGCACAACCACCTCAAGGTTGCGTGTCTACCAATTCCACCACCTCGGCAATACAACGTTACATCATGAAACCCGTTTTACTTTTGCTCTTGAGCTGGAGGTACGTCAGTCGCAGGAGTTGCCGACTTTTGCTCTTGAAGCACCGGAACATCATCTGAAGCCGGCTTTTGCACTGGAACTTCCAACACCGCTGGATTTGGCAAACCTACTTGAGTCAGCTGTTCAGCTTTCTCTTTAGCAAAGTAACCTAACCCTAAGCTGGTTATGAAAAAACCTGCGGCAAGTATAGCAGTAAACTTACTAAGAAAGGTAGAGGAACCTTGGCTTCCGAACACAGTATTTGATGCACCTGCGCCAAAAGATGCTCCAGCATCCGCTCCCTTGCCCTGTTGCAGCAAAACCAGGGCAATCACACCCAATGCTGTCAGCAGATGAAACACAGTTACGACGTTATCCAGCATTTTCAGTTTCCTGCGGCACGAATGATCGCACCGAACTCATCTGCATTCAGGGAAGCCCCGCCAATGAGTCCCCCATCGATATCCGGCATGCTGAACAGTTCGACCGCATTGGCCGCCTTCACGCTGCCGCCGTATAGAAGCCGCACACCTTGTGCCACTTCAGAATTCTTTTGCGCCAGCTGTGCGCGAATGGCCGCATGCACATCTTGCGCTTGCTGTGGTGATGCGGTCAGCCCGGTGCCAATAGCCCAGACCGGCTCGTATGCAATCACAGCATTTACAAAAGCATCAATGCCAAACTCATCAATCACGGCATTCAGCTGACGCTCTACCACTTCAAGCGTTTGTCCCGCTTCGCGCTGCTCCAGGGTCTCCCCTATGCACAACACTGGCGTCAAACCAGAGGCTTGAGCCGCTGCAAACTTGCGATTGAGTGTCTCGTCCTGCTCACCCAGAATCAGGCGACGTTCGGAGTGACCCACAAGCACCAGCTTGCAACCTGCGTCTACCAACTGGCTCGATGAAATCTCGCCAGTCAGAGCGCCCTGCCCCGACTCTACTGCAGCATCCTGAGCACCGACCGAAATCGGTGCGCCCTGCAAGCCTTTGATCACACGATCAATAAACAGCTGAGGCGGGAATACGGCAACATCAACATCGTTTGGCAAGACCAGACCACGCAGACCGTCGATCAGCTCAGCGACGCTGGCGCGGGTACCGTGCATCTTCCAGTTACCAGCTACCATAGTGCGACGCATGCTTTACCTCGTCGGTCAAAGTGGGCGCAGATGTTACCCAACCAAATCCGCGCTGGCAAGCCGAATTCAGGCACAAACTTCACTTACCAGTTTTGCCAGCTCTTCGGCGTAGCCGCGAACCATGTTTTCGTCATCACCTTCGACCATTACACGCACCAAAGGCTCTGTTCCCGACTTGCGCAACAATACGCGACCACGACCATTCATGGCCTTCGTCACACGTGCACAGGCTTCCTTGACAGCCGGATGCTCGACGGGATTAACACCCCCCGCAAAACGCACGTTCAGCAGAATCTGCGGGCACTTGCGCAGCGCTTGGCGCGACTGGGCCAGGCTTTCATCACGACGACGCAAGGACAGCAGCACCTGGAGCGCCGCAATGATCGCATCGCCGGTCGTGGTGTGCTGGAAGCAAACGATGTGCCCGGAGTTCTCACCCCCAACCTGCCAATCGCGTTCTTGCAGGCCGGCGATGACGTAACGGTCACCCACATTGGCGCGCACAAACGGAATGCCAAGGTCAGCCAGTGCCAATTCAAGCCCGAGATTGCTCATCAGCGTACCGACAACACCGCCCTGCAACTTGCCGCGCTCGTGCAGATCACGCGCAATGATGAACAGCAGATCATCACCATCAACAATCGCGCCCGTGTGATCAACCATCAGAACCCGATCGCCGTCGCCATCGAAGGCAATCCCAAGATCAGCACC
This genomic stretch from Pseudomonas deceptionensis harbors:
- the rimP gene encoding ribosome maturation factor RimP is translated as MSSKLEQLQDLLAPVIVALGYECWGIEFSAQGRHSMLRVYIDKEGGVLVDDCAIVSRQISGVLDVEDPIAVEYTLEVSSPGMERPLFTIEQFAKFAGEQVRIKLRSPFEGRRNFQGLLRGVEEQDIVVQVEDHEFLLPIDMIDKANIIPSFD
- the secG gene encoding preprotein translocase subunit SecG codes for the protein MLDNVVTVFHLLTALGVIALVLLQQGKGADAGASFGAGASNTVFGSQGSSTFLSKFTAILAAGFFITSLGLGYFAKEKAEQLTQVGLPNPAVLEVPVQKPASDDVPVLQEQKSATPATDVPPAQEQK
- the tpiA gene encoding triose-phosphate isomerase, which translates into the protein MRRTMVAGNWKMHGTRASVAELIDGLRGLVLPNDVDVAVFPPQLFIDRVIKGLQGAPISVGAQDAAVESGQGALTGEISSSQLVDAGCKLVLVGHSERRLILGEQDETLNRKFAAAQASGLTPVLCIGETLEQREAGQTLEVVERQLNAVIDEFGIDAFVNAVIAYEPVWAIGTGLTASPQQAQDVHAAIRAQLAQKNSEVAQGVRLLYGGSVKAANAVELFSMPDIDGGLIGGASLNADEFGAIIRAAGN